The following are from one region of the Sorghum bicolor cultivar BTx623 chromosome 2, Sorghum_bicolor_NCBIv3, whole genome shotgun sequence genome:
- the LOC110432535 gene encoding probable proteasome inhibitor — protein MVTDAAAMAVVRAARPALRGAHDGVAFAAHAAFLAAGYSLCAVGPAALADPSPSGDEEVGIDGWNSMENCYAFLYSKEEKGKKKRVLVKCLVIGEVLAIDVLDLEAQDKSPYNIQINVKDFFVEEQPKNYGDMYKNFASLIETVNSNVLSKLDGDNAAAEAAKSSAAAAAAAKNSDAERSSSIQSSEDPGPRTADPSGLIYPPIAPLGSDDLYPGPGAGFYPHSGIGSGGSMLIGPNDPRFFPSNNPFNAPFGGPGSVPPGGRYDPIGPPGVPGFEPSSFVRRPRRPPGGSTHPDLEFFQQGPDF, from the exons ATGGTGACCGACGCTGCGGCGATGGCCGTCGTGAGGGCGGCGCGGCCGGCCCTCCGCGGCGCCCACGACGGCGTCGCATTCGCCGCCCACGCTGCCTTCCTCGCCGCCGGGTACTCGCTCTGCGCCGTCGGCCCTGCCGCGCTCGCCGACCCTTCGCCCTCAG GTGATGAGGAGGTGGGGATTGATGGTTGGAACAGCATGGAGAACTGTTATGCCTTTTTGTACAGCAAGGAGGAGAAGGGCAAGAAGAAAAGGGTACTGGTGAAGTGTCTGGTGATCGGTGAAGTACTTGCAATTGATGTCTTGGATCTTGAGGCACAAGATAAGAGCCCTTATAATATCCAGATTAA TGTGAAAGATTTCTTTGTCGAAGAGCAGCCAAAGAATTATGGGGATATGTACAAGAATTTTGCAAGCCTCATTGAGACTGTGAACTCAAATGTGTTGAGCAAATTGGATGGAGACAATGCTGCTGCTGAGGCTGCTAAgagctctgctgctgctgctgctgctgccaagaACTCTGATGCTGAGAGAAGTTCATCAATACAGAG CTCTGAAGATCCAGGTCCTAGAACTGCTGACCCTTCCGG CCTAATTTATCCTCCAATAGCACCACTTGGTTCTGATGATCTCTACCCTGGACCTGGTGCGGGCTTCTACCCTCACAG TGGTATTGGGAGCGGTGGCAGCATGCTCATTG GTCCCAATGATCCACGCTTCTTTCCTTCTAATAATCCCTTCAATGCCCCGTTTGGTGGCCCTGG GAGTGTTCCACCAGGTGGCCGCTATGATCCAATTGGCCCACCTGGTGTTCCAGGGTTTGAGCCATCTAGCTTTGTTAG
- the LOC8081725 gene encoding uncharacterized protein LOC8081725 has translation MPRFFLFCLVSSQLAATAVMARPFATVFLLDGGGAMSSLVVAEAPYSAPVVALHAHSLLEESRFAGSPMSSHHAGHKPFDSTFAGGKIIVAGLAAAIVVAIFCYIRITRKKNVVEPKV, from the coding sequence ATGCCTCGGTTCTTCCTCTTTTGCTTGGTGTCCAGCCAGCTGGCCGCGACCGCCGTCATGGCGCGGCCTTTCGCCACCGTCTTCCTgctggacggcggcggcgcgatgAGTAGCCTAGTCGTAGCAGAGGCTCCTTATTCTGCTCCTGTCGTCGCCCTGCACGCACACTCCCTGCTGGAGGAGTCCAGGTTCGCCGGATCGCCGATGAGCTCGCACCACGCGGGCCACAAACCCTTCGACAGCACGTTCGCCGGCGGCAAGATCATAGTGGCAGGGCTCGCCGCGGCCATCGTCGTCGCCATCTTCTGCTACATCCGCATCACCAGGAAGAAGAACGTCGTGGAGCCAAAAGTCTGA
- the LOC8084103 gene encoding pentatricopeptide repeat-containing protein At3g46870 has translation MAIPRARLASLLLHFRSRGPKLLPQPFSPSSSSSSSAHGLFPSPWPTPSTGGAWRRAFHDGRPRGPLWRSKKLIGKEALFAIQGLKRFKGDEEKLADFVRRYVARLLKADKLAVLGELERQEEVDLAVKMFRIIQKEDWYKPDIYMYKDVIIALAKCKKMEEAMVIWGNMRDENLFPDSQTYAEVIRGFLRYGSPSDAMNIYEDMKKSPDPPEELPFRVLLKGLLPHPLLRNRVKQDFEELFPERHIYDPPEEIFGMH, from the exons ATGGCGATCCCTCGAGCACGCCTAGCTAGCCTGCTCCTCCACTTCCGCAGCCGGGGCCCCAAATTACTACCGCAACCCTTCTctccctcctcctcttcttcttcctccgccCACGGCCTCTTCCCCTCTCCGTGGCCAACGCCGTCAACCGGCGGCGCGTGGCGGCGCGCGTTCCACGATGGGCGGCCGCGAGGGCCTCTGTGGCGGAGCAAGAAGCTGATTGGGAAGGAGGCCCTCTTCGCGATCCAGGGCCTCAAGCGGTTCAAGGGGGACGAGGAGAAGCTGGCGGATTTCGTGCGGCGGTATGTGGCCAGACTGCTCAAGGCGGATAAGCTCGCCGTGCTCGGTGAGCTGGAACGCCAGGAGGAGGTCGACCTGGCCGTCAAG ATGTTCAGGATCATACAAAAGGAGGACTGGTATAAGCCAGATATTTATATGTACAAAGACGTGATTATTGCACTAGCCAAATGCAAGAAGATGGAGGAAGCAATGGTAATCTGGGGGAACATGAGAGATGAGAACTTGTTTCCTGACTCACAGACTTATGCGGAAGTAATAAGAGGATTCTTGAGATATGGCTCCCCATCAGATGCAATGAATATTTATGAGGACATGAAAAAGTCACCTGATCCACCAGAAGAGTTACCTTTTAGGGTATTGTTGAAGGGTCTTTTACCTCACCCATTGCTAAGAAATAGAGTAAAGCAAGATTTTGAAGAGCTGTTCCCAGAAAGGCATATCTATGATCCTCCAGAAGAAATTTTTGGCATGCACTGA